The following proteins come from a genomic window of Geomonas sp. RF6:
- a CDS encoding chemotaxis protein CheA gives MKDVHAQAYREEAYELLSELESSLLELEENPEDIELVGRVFRAMHTIKGSGAMFGFDEIAAFTHEVETVFDRVRNGEMKVTKTLVTLTLDARDQIRVMLDATGPVDLHRSGAIIAGLRGLCEGKGGAAPGAPAKGAAKEAPAVEATYRIRFAPAPEIFSRGTNPVHLLNELRELGRCTVFAQSTAVPLLGEIDAESCHLFWDVVLTTDRGLEAIEEVFIFVEDDCTLKIDLIDDGAGDPEEGNHKMLGEILVERGDLSLDEMKSVLASRKLLGEILVEKGLVSPETIASALAEQQHVKEVQKERQSQEGSASIRVPAHKLDLLVNLVGELVTVQARLSQTTAGRKDPEMKSIAEEVERLTAELRDNVLNIRMLPIGSTFSKFKRLVRDLSQELGKEIEMTTEGAETELDKTVIEKLNDPLVHLIRNSIDHGIEAPEARAAAGKPRQGKVHLAARHSGDSVVITIADDGAGLDRERIRGKAVEKGLISPTAELSDREIFAQIFAPGFSTAQKVTSVSGRGVGMDVVKRAIDALRGTIEISSVRGRGATISVRIPLTLAIIETLLVKIGSDRFLIPLSLVDEVVFLTRDQVEKSHGRNLVPVRGQLIPYLPLRQRFNVAGKRPDFEQVVITRVGETTVGVVVDHVIGEHQTVIKSLGHAYKDLEGVSGATILGDGAVALILDIPQLVRQVELEGQ, from the coding sequence ATGAAAGATGTGCACGCACAGGCGTATCGGGAAGAGGCGTACGAGCTCCTGAGCGAGCTGGAGTCGTCCCTGCTGGAGCTGGAGGAAAACCCGGAAGACATCGAGCTGGTTGGACGGGTTTTCCGCGCCATGCACACCATCAAGGGCTCCGGCGCCATGTTCGGCTTCGACGAGATCGCCGCCTTCACACACGAGGTGGAGACGGTCTTTGACCGGGTGCGAAACGGCGAGATGAAGGTCACGAAGACCCTGGTGACCCTGACCCTCGATGCCCGGGACCAGATCCGCGTGATGCTGGATGCCACCGGCCCCGTCGACCTGCACCGCTCCGGGGCGATCATCGCCGGTCTGCGCGGGCTATGCGAGGGAAAGGGAGGTGCTGCGCCGGGCGCACCCGCGAAGGGCGCGGCGAAAGAGGCTCCCGCGGTGGAGGCGACCTACCGGATCCGCTTCGCCCCTGCGCCGGAGATCTTCTCCCGGGGCACCAACCCTGTGCACCTCCTGAACGAGCTGCGCGAGCTCGGGCGCTGCACGGTCTTTGCGCAGAGTACCGCCGTCCCCCTGCTCGGGGAGATCGACGCCGAGAGCTGCCACCTGTTCTGGGATGTCGTCCTGACGACCGACCGCGGCCTCGAGGCCATCGAGGAAGTCTTCATTTTCGTGGAGGACGACTGCACCCTCAAGATCGACCTCATCGATGATGGCGCAGGTGACCCTGAAGAGGGGAACCACAAGATGCTGGGGGAGATCCTCGTGGAGCGCGGGGACCTGAGCCTCGATGAGATGAAGTCGGTGCTGGCCAGCAGGAAACTCCTGGGAGAGATCCTGGTGGAAAAGGGGCTGGTCTCCCCGGAGACGATCGCCTCCGCCCTCGCCGAGCAGCAGCATGTAAAGGAGGTGCAGAAGGAGCGGCAGAGCCAGGAGGGGTCAGCCTCCATCCGCGTACCGGCCCACAAGCTCGATCTCCTGGTGAACTTGGTGGGGGAATTGGTGACGGTCCAGGCGCGACTCTCCCAGACGACGGCGGGGCGCAAGGACCCGGAGATGAAGTCGATCGCCGAGGAGGTGGAGCGGCTTACAGCCGAGCTGCGGGACAACGTGCTGAACATACGGATGCTCCCCATCGGCAGCACCTTTTCGAAATTCAAGAGGCTGGTGCGAGACCTCTCCCAGGAGCTCGGGAAGGAGATCGAGATGACCACGGAGGGGGCGGAGACGGAGCTGGACAAGACGGTCATAGAGAAGCTCAACGACCCCCTCGTGCACCTTATCAGAAACAGCATCGACCACGGGATAGAGGCGCCGGAGGCGCGCGCCGCAGCCGGGAAGCCGCGTCAGGGGAAGGTGCATCTGGCGGCGCGCCATTCCGGGGACAGCGTGGTCATCACCATTGCCGACGACGGCGCGGGGCTGGACCGTGAAAGGATCCGCGGGAAGGCGGTGGAAAAGGGGCTCATCTCCCCGACGGCGGAGCTCTCCGACAGGGAGATCTTTGCCCAGATTTTCGCCCCCGGCTTCTCCACCGCGCAAAAGGTCACCAGCGTCTCCGGGCGGGGAGTCGGGATGGACGTGGTGAAGCGCGCCATAGACGCCTTGCGCGGCACCATCGAGATCAGCAGCGTGCGCGGCCGCGGTGCGACCATCTCGGTGCGCATCCCCCTTACCCTGGCGATCATCGAGACGCTCCTCGTAAAGATCGGAAGCGACCGCTTCCTGATCCCCCTCTCCCTGGTGGACGAGGTGGTATTCCTCACCCGGGACCAGGTGGAGAAGTCGCACGGCAGGAACCTCGTACCGGTGCGCGGCCAGCTCATCCCCTACCTTCCCTTGCGGCAGCGCTTCAACGTGGCGGGAAAGCGCCCCGACTTCGAGCAGGTGGTGATCACCCGCGTCGGCGAGACGACCGTCGGGGTGGTGGTCGACCACGTCATCGGAGAGCACCAGACGGTCATCAAGTCGCTCGGGCACGCCTACAAGGATCTGGAAGGGGTTTCCGGGGCCACGATCCTCGGTGACGGTGCGGTCGCCCTCATCCTGGACATACCGCAGCTGGTACGCCAGGTGGAGCTGGAGGGGCAGTAG
- a CDS encoding STAS domain-containing protein codes for MDRYSATVAVPPEGTEATITVTGAMTVEHATQIRDDLLHALSSAQGVVLDLSAVEELDIIGLQLICALHRTVTADGKLLEVKGLENGAVSAARIVAGFAEKARCANDLNGSCVWSRREEA; via the coding sequence ATGGACAGATACAGCGCGACAGTAGCGGTACCCCCCGAGGGTACCGAAGCGACCATTACAGTCACCGGGGCGATGACCGTCGAACACGCGACGCAGATCAGGGACGACCTGCTGCACGCACTGAGCTCCGCGCAGGGGGTCGTCCTCGATCTTTCGGCGGTGGAGGAGCTCGACATCATCGGCCTGCAGCTCATCTGCGCCTTGCACCGCACGGTCACGGCGGACGGGAAGCTCCTCGAGGTAAAGGGGCTGGAAAATGGGGCGGTCAGTGCCGCGCGAATCGTGGCAGGATTCGCCGAGAAGGCGCGCTGCGCCAACGACCTGAACGGAAGCTGCGTGTGGAGCAGGAGGGAGGAGGCATGA
- a CDS encoding serine protein kinase PrkA, which produces MTAQNNNTLRHHLEAVKKGDRVFENAFQGISRMILEAGFEKVVVNAKTTYDFNIFRAGRKHTIGMYDEINSFVSFVKDAAEGGSSKEMAFVLVGEPGNGKTFFVEFLCGQYRNFLSSSKNRKYTFRFVGMDQMGNYGRIREIESQTYEDPMILAMNLFDDPEANRRFLADEAGFSEEDLERVYRNYRPLGADSGYIWNDLRMHLDDDMGAMLDRVQVIPVPMSETLGTLTGKYPAKDKITSSAVDLLGEESIQRLLHITDTNNPYRFDLRRGALARVGGGGIHFSDEIFKNKKDLVQVYLGVIQNRAIEIDGYRWPIDSMIIATSNNSEFNRFLAEKEEAPIVDRCRICYVSHNTNYKMQEGLTSYSIGGESKTTLTREELHQDPNLNYATSVSVVLTRLPRSEKLTPIETMKLAAGEVAGEKSIKALAEVIDTLGQEPDITKRFGQKGLGHRSLGRSIQILKESSETNEGRCMTAYDIFKALERVVLDYVVDTNERAKYLEDLKTGKKLYRERIMTEMFNAYMDEPFAIRKDVMNYVNMIIGIDAENLGPDRMWKYKDPQSGELRALKIDERYVKSVEERIGLKTEEQRASFRTSIRKIYGQKISVDPNYDFMDNLELVKAITDVRLKSDIAGAGSLIGALANRTNEENQKLYDRMIVTMLGKLGYCRTCATKTIEYFCTQEDES; this is translated from the coding sequence ATGACTGCCCAGAACAACAATACGCTCCGGCACCACCTGGAAGCGGTCAAGAAAGGGGACCGGGTCTTCGAAAACGCCTTTCAGGGGATCTCCCGCATGATCCTCGAGGCCGGTTTCGAGAAGGTGGTGGTGAACGCGAAGACGACTTATGATTTCAACATCTTCCGGGCCGGGCGCAAGCACACCATCGGCATGTACGACGAGATCAACAGCTTCGTCTCCTTCGTGAAGGACGCGGCGGAAGGGGGCTCCAGCAAGGAGATGGCCTTCGTCCTCGTGGGAGAACCGGGAAACGGCAAGACCTTCTTCGTCGAATTCCTCTGCGGCCAGTACCGCAACTTCCTCTCCTCGTCAAAAAACCGCAAGTACACCTTCCGGTTCGTGGGGATGGACCAGATGGGGAACTACGGCAGGATACGGGAGATCGAGTCCCAGACGTACGAGGATCCGATGATCCTCGCCATGAACCTCTTCGACGACCCGGAGGCGAACCGCCGCTTTCTCGCCGACGAGGCGGGGTTCTCCGAGGAGGACCTGGAGAGGGTGTACCGGAACTACCGCCCGCTGGGGGCGGACAGCGGCTACATCTGGAACGACCTCCGCATGCACCTGGACGACGACATGGGTGCCATGCTCGACCGGGTGCAGGTGATCCCGGTGCCGATGAGCGAGACGCTCGGCACCCTGACGGGGAAATACCCGGCGAAGGACAAGATCACCTCCTCGGCTGTCGACCTCCTCGGTGAGGAGTCGATCCAGCGCCTTTTGCACATCACCGACACCAACAACCCGTACCGCTTCGATCTCAGGCGCGGAGCGCTGGCCCGTGTCGGTGGGGGGGGGATCCACTTCTCCGACGAGATATTCAAGAACAAGAAGGACCTGGTCCAGGTCTACCTCGGCGTTATACAGAACCGGGCCATCGAGATCGACGGGTACCGCTGGCCGATCGATTCCATGATCATCGCCACCAGCAACAACTCCGAGTTCAACCGCTTCCTGGCCGAGAAGGAGGAGGCGCCGATCGTCGACCGCTGCCGCATCTGCTACGTCTCCCACAACACGAACTACAAGATGCAGGAAGGTCTCACTTCCTACTCCATCGGCGGCGAGTCGAAGACGACGCTGACCCGGGAGGAACTGCACCAGGACCCGAACCTGAACTACGCGACCTCGGTCTCTGTCGTCCTCACCCGGCTCCCCCGCAGCGAGAAGCTCACCCCCATCGAGACGATGAAGCTCGCCGCCGGCGAGGTTGCGGGTGAAAAGAGCATAAAAGCGCTCGCCGAGGTCATCGACACCCTCGGCCAGGAGCCGGACATCACGAAACGCTTCGGTCAGAAGGGGCTCGGGCACCGCAGTCTCGGGCGCTCCATCCAGATACTCAAGGAGAGCTCCGAGACGAACGAGGGGCGCTGCATGACCGCCTACGACATCTTCAAGGCGCTGGAGCGGGTCGTGCTCGACTATGTGGTGGATACAAACGAGCGCGCCAAATACCTGGAAGATTTGAAGACCGGGAAGAAGCTCTACCGCGAGCGGATCATGACGGAGATGTTCAATGCCTATATGGACGAGCCGTTCGCCATCCGCAAGGACGTGATGAACTACGTCAACATGATCATCGGGATCGACGCGGAGAACCTGGGGCCGGACCGCATGTGGAAGTACAAGGATCCCCAGTCAGGCGAGCTGAGGGCGCTGAAGATCGACGAGCGCTACGTGAAGAGCGTCGAGGAGAGGATAGGTCTGAAGACCGAGGAGCAGCGGGCGTCGTTCCGCACCTCCATCCGGAAGATCTACGGGCAGAAGATATCGGTCGACCCCAACTACGACTTCATGGACAACCTGGAGCTCGTGAAGGCGATCACCGACGTGAGGCTGAAGTCGGACATCGCCGGCGCGGGGAGCCTGATCGGCGCCCTCGCCAACCGCACGAACGAGGAAAACCAGAAGCTCTACGACCGGATGATCGTGACCATGCTCGGCAAGCTCGGTTATTGCCGCACCTGCGCGACAAAGACCATCGAGTACTTCTGCACCCAGGAAGACGAGAGCTAG
- a CDS encoding DUF444 family protein — protein sequence MAKRDLQKYLEKLRQAGLDPEREARFLAEVESADVGHETAAGEGRRNRTGDPPSLYAWQDMAVLQRQPPLRPDPTTQLKSLDELLERDRQREADGFPRKIKMGKLVKPGKGMKGKVVVVPSTEEEKFYHDPSVRPPGEEGGTGGSGKGDEGEVIGESPVRESQEGEAGAGPGQGEGEAHEIDAGAYQLGKILTEKFQLPNLREKGKKRSFTHYTYDLTDRHRGSGQILEKKATLRRIIETNIALGNLPDPSNIDLTRFLISPTDKVYRVFSEEKDFAPQALVFFVRDYSGSMSGKPTELVVTQHVLIYSWLLYQYAGQVETRFIVHDTEAKEVPDFYTYYNSRVAGGTEVASAYKLLNQIVAEESLATDYNIYVFQGTDGDDWDTGGDKAIPELIKILSYVSRMGVTIAEHGGYTRQTEVAAYLEKSGLLRDKKEILRMDVMSDDSDEARVIEGIRKLLL from the coding sequence ATGGCTAAGAGAGATCTGCAAAAGTACCTGGAAAAGTTACGGCAGGCCGGGCTTGACCCGGAGCGGGAGGCGCGCTTCTTGGCGGAAGTGGAGAGCGCCGACGTCGGGCATGAGACAGCGGCAGGTGAAGGTCGCCGCAACAGGACGGGGGATCCTCCGTCGCTGTACGCCTGGCAGGACATGGCGGTGCTGCAGCGCCAGCCACCCCTGCGCCCCGATCCGACCACGCAGCTCAAGTCGCTCGACGAGCTGCTGGAGCGGGACAGGCAGCGCGAGGCGGACGGCTTCCCGCGAAAGATCAAGATGGGAAAGCTCGTCAAGCCCGGGAAGGGGATGAAGGGGAAGGTTGTGGTGGTCCCCTCCACCGAGGAGGAGAAGTTCTACCACGACCCGTCGGTGCGCCCCCCGGGGGAAGAGGGGGGGACAGGGGGGAGCGGCAAGGGTGACGAAGGGGAGGTAATCGGGGAGTCGCCGGTACGCGAGAGCCAGGAAGGGGAAGCGGGCGCCGGGCCGGGGCAGGGTGAAGGGGAGGCCCACGAGATCGACGCGGGCGCCTACCAGCTCGGCAAGATCCTCACCGAGAAGTTCCAGCTGCCGAACCTGAGGGAGAAGGGGAAGAAGCGCTCCTTCACCCATTACACCTACGACCTCACAGACCGCCACCGCGGCTCCGGCCAGATCCTGGAGAAGAAGGCGACGCTGCGACGCATCATCGAGACGAACATCGCGTTGGGAAACCTGCCTGACCCCTCGAACATAGACCTCACGCGCTTTCTGATCTCTCCCACCGACAAGGTGTACCGGGTCTTTTCCGAAGAGAAGGACTTCGCGCCGCAGGCCCTGGTCTTTTTCGTGCGCGACTACTCCGGCTCCATGTCCGGAAAACCGACCGAGCTCGTGGTGACGCAGCACGTCCTCATCTACTCCTGGCTCCTGTATCAGTACGCCGGGCAGGTGGAGACGCGTTTCATCGTGCACGACACCGAGGCGAAAGAGGTGCCCGATTTCTACACCTACTACAACTCCCGGGTCGCCGGGGGAACCGAAGTCGCCTCCGCCTACAAGCTGCTGAACCAGATCGTCGCGGAGGAGAGCCTCGCCACCGACTACAACATCTACGTCTTCCAGGGGACCGACGGTGACGACTGGGACACCGGCGGCGACAAGGCGATACCGGAGCTCATAAAGATCCTGTCGTACGTGAGCAGGATGGGGGTGACCATCGCCGAGCACGGCGGCTACACCCGCCAGACCGAGGTCGCCGCCTATCTGGAGAAATCGGGGCTCCTGCGGGACAAGAAGGAGATCCTCAGGATGGACGTCATGTCGGACGACTCCGACGAGGCGCGCGTCATCGAGGGGATCAGGAAGCTCCTGCTGTGA
- a CDS encoding SpoVR family protein encodes MELISQHTKDIMEGCKERARAAGLSFTNESLEYIVTNRDLLELSPKIMIPTLYDYWVHDVEVLAAKGRYELYPHNPYETVINTRPPISFYNDNNPDWLNVMIFYHVIGHIDFFQNNLYFRHTWDIDFTGEALSDKRVIAKLRAEKGHFVDYIIEFARSIDNIVAYQSELSPLFFPEEVASSSRIDYYFDVFLQVEKKLGITDYLKEINRYNETLRNYGDQAERVFFGDLEGKYPEFEAHYLKAQGNRKKERRDLLRFLVEESEFLHRDENLWMRSILEVIRKTSIFFQPQIRTKIMNEGWASYWHEKLFLEDDRIQGHEVDFARIHAGVTAMPRVGMNPYALGMRLFHYIKAMADAGKNSYEYQRLRDIEERRHFDKKTDDGEDFIFQIRENLCDYLFIKNYVDQDFVDQHKLFVTGKRLNQQRMVWQYYVKSRAADEYRQMVLNSLYHPPTIDIDTERNDDGSLYLVHQFEGKQLVKEYIANTMVGIEYLWGRPVHLETSEAVFTVGKDPSAREGEEQMEMTWERVLYTMKDKVLTRQVLEQTAS; translated from the coding sequence ATGGAACTGATCAGCCAGCACACCAAAGACATCATGGAAGGTTGCAAGGAGCGGGCGCGTGCCGCCGGGCTCTCCTTCACCAACGAAAGCCTGGAGTACATCGTCACCAACCGGGACCTCCTGGAGCTCTCTCCGAAGATCATGATCCCCACCCTCTACGACTACTGGGTGCACGACGTGGAGGTCCTTGCGGCGAAGGGGAGATACGAGCTCTACCCGCACAACCCGTACGAGACGGTCATCAACACCCGTCCGCCGATCTCCTTTTACAACGACAACAACCCGGACTGGCTGAACGTGATGATCTTTTACCACGTGATCGGGCACATCGACTTCTTCCAGAACAACCTGTACTTCAGGCACACCTGGGACATAGACTTCACCGGCGAGGCGCTGTCGGACAAGAGGGTGATAGCGAAGCTGCGCGCGGAGAAGGGGCATTTCGTCGACTACATCATCGAGTTTGCCCGCTCCATCGACAACATCGTGGCGTACCAGTCGGAGCTCTCCCCCCTCTTCTTTCCCGAGGAGGTCGCCTCCTCCAGCCGGATCGACTACTACTTCGACGTCTTTCTCCAGGTGGAAAAGAAGCTCGGGATCACCGATTACCTGAAGGAGATCAACCGCTACAACGAGACGCTGAGAAATTACGGCGACCAGGCGGAGCGCGTCTTCTTCGGCGATCTGGAGGGGAAGTACCCGGAATTCGAGGCGCACTACCTGAAGGCGCAGGGAAACAGGAAGAAGGAGCGGCGAGACCTTTTGCGCTTCCTGGTGGAGGAGTCGGAGTTCCTGCACCGCGACGAGAACCTGTGGATGCGCTCGATCCTGGAGGTGATCCGCAAGACCTCCATTTTTTTCCAGCCCCAGATACGCACAAAGATCATGAACGAGGGGTGGGCGAGCTACTGGCACGAGAAGCTCTTTCTGGAGGACGACCGGATCCAGGGGCACGAGGTCGATTTTGCCCGCATCCACGCAGGGGTCACCGCCATGCCGCGGGTGGGGATGAACCCCTACGCCCTGGGGATGCGCCTCTTTCACTACATAAAGGCGATGGCCGACGCCGGGAAGAACAGCTACGAGTACCAGCGCCTGAGAGACATCGAGGAGCGGCGCCACTTCGACAAGAAGACGGACGACGGGGAGGACTTCATCTTCCAGATCCGCGAAAATCTCTGCGACTACCTCTTCATCAAGAACTACGTGGACCAGGACTTCGTGGACCAGCACAAGCTTTTCGTGACGGGGAAGAGGCTGAACCAGCAGCGGATGGTCTGGCAGTACTACGTGAAGAGCCGCGCCGCCGACGAATATCGCCAGATGGTGCTCAACTCCCTGTACCACCCGCCCACCATCGACATAGACACGGAGCGAAACGACGACGGCTCGCTCTATCTCGTGCACCAGTTCGAGGGAAAGCAGCTGGTGAAGGAGTACATCGCCAACACCATGGTGGGGATCGAGTACCTCTGGGGGCGGCCGGTGCACCTGGAGACGAGCGAGGCGGTCTTCACGGTCGGGAAGGACCCGTCGGCGAGGGAAGGTGAAGAGCAGATGGAGATGACCTGGGAGCGGGTCCTGTACACCATGAAGGACAAGGTGCTGACGCGGCAGGTCCTGGAGCAGACGGCCTCCTGA
- a CDS encoding serine protein kinase PrkA, producing the protein MAEIESVLKQLGQTIVEREKGEVLSFDEYLRLLAERPAAMMRNVFQLFHDMVKSSVHLMPDEYPDDPESINYVNYDTRKLFVEDSDRPFFADRLFANRLMSHVSAMKSGARQNKIYIFEGPPGSGKSTFLNNLLMKFEQYANTQDGRCYEVVWHLDRRTLGRFKEHQVGPFLEKLSHLLDEYELESQEWIHSRNILQRSGDFVEVSCPSHDSPLLMIDKHQRRAFFDNLFQNDAFKWELFTDKEYEWVFRDSPCTICTSLFQALAARLEDPEDLFRMIYVRPMRFNRRLGEGITVFNPGDRPMRQSILTNDMLQKKIDLLLGDSNEVKYLYSNFAKTNNGIYALMDVKSFNAERLLELHNIISEGIHKVEDIEENVRSLFIALMNPEDQRTIEGFHSFTDRIEFINIPYVMDLNTEVEIYRNIFGKQIDNMFLPRVLHNFARVIISSRLNIKSDALLEWIGDPEKYRLYCDEHLQILKMEIYTGHIPAWLTEEDRKRLNAKRRRKIIAESEHEGDHGFSGRESIKIFSDFFAAYARRDKMINMLHLATFFTRWRKDLRDSIPEGFIDSLVHNYDYAVLQEVKESLYYYNEQQIDRDVLHYMFAVNFEPGSVQVCSFTGEKLEITEDFLAGIEGRLLGAKVDRYTRMAFRQETQKEYTARTLTQEIMVEGKDPKDTGLFQSLKERYVFNLKEKVLEPFLENANFRRAIKDFDTDAFKTYDKRIRDDVTFLINNLSTNKYHYTKQCAKEVCVYVIDNDLAKKFQT; encoded by the coding sequence ATGGCAGAAATCGAAAGCGTACTAAAGCAGCTGGGTCAAACGATCGTGGAGCGGGAAAAGGGAGAGGTGCTGAGCTTCGACGAGTACCTGCGCCTCCTCGCCGAGCGCCCCGCGGCCATGATGCGTAACGTCTTCCAGCTCTTTCACGACATGGTGAAGAGCTCGGTGCACCTTATGCCGGACGAGTACCCGGACGACCCGGAGTCGATCAACTACGTCAACTACGACACCCGCAAGCTCTTTGTGGAGGATTCGGACCGCCCGTTCTTTGCCGACCGGCTCTTCGCAAACAGGCTCATGAGCCATGTCTCCGCCATGAAGAGCGGTGCGCGTCAGAACAAGATCTACATCTTCGAGGGGCCTCCGGGGTCCGGGAAGAGCACCTTTCTCAACAACCTCCTCATGAAGTTCGAGCAGTACGCCAACACGCAGGACGGTCGCTGCTACGAAGTGGTGTGGCACCTGGACCGCAGGACTCTCGGCCGCTTCAAGGAGCACCAGGTCGGGCCGTTCCTCGAGAAGCTCTCGCACCTCCTCGACGAGTACGAGCTGGAGAGCCAGGAGTGGATCCACTCCCGCAACATCCTGCAAAGGAGCGGCGATTTCGTGGAGGTGAGCTGCCCCTCCCACGACAGCCCGCTCCTCATGATCGACAAGCACCAGCGGCGCGCCTTTTTCGACAACCTGTTCCAGAACGACGCCTTCAAGTGGGAGCTCTTCACCGACAAGGAGTACGAGTGGGTATTCAGGGATTCGCCGTGCACCATCTGCACCTCGCTCTTCCAGGCTCTCGCCGCCCGGCTCGAGGACCCGGAGGACCTCTTCCGCATGATCTACGTGCGCCCGATGCGCTTCAACCGTCGCCTCGGCGAAGGGATCACCGTGTTCAACCCGGGTGACCGCCCGATGCGGCAGAGCATCCTCACCAACGACATGCTGCAGAAAAAGATCGACCTCCTGCTGGGGGATTCCAACGAGGTGAAGTACCTCTACTCCAACTTCGCGAAGACCAACAACGGGATCTACGCACTGATGGACGTGAAGAGCTTCAACGCAGAGCGCCTCCTGGAGCTGCACAACATCATCAGCGAGGGGATCCACAAGGTGGAGGACATAGAGGAGAACGTGCGCAGCCTCTTCATCGCCCTCATGAATCCGGAGGACCAGCGCACCATCGAGGGGTTCCACTCCTTCACCGACAGGATCGAGTTCATCAACATCCCGTATGTCATGGACCTGAACACGGAGGTGGAGATCTACCGGAACATCTTCGGGAAGCAGATCGACAACATGTTCCTGCCGCGCGTGCTGCACAACTTTGCCCGCGTGATCATCTCCAGCCGGCTGAACATCAAGTCAGACGCGCTGCTGGAGTGGATCGGAGATCCCGAGAAGTACCGGCTGTACTGCGACGAGCACTTGCAGATCCTGAAGATGGAAATCTATACCGGGCACATTCCGGCCTGGCTGACGGAGGAGGACCGCAAGAGGCTCAATGCGAAGCGAAGGAGGAAGATCATCGCCGAGAGCGAGCACGAAGGGGACCACGGCTTCTCCGGGAGGGAATCGATCAAGATCTTCTCCGACTTTTTCGCGGCGTACGCCCGGCGCGACAAGATGATCAACATGTTGCACCTTGCCACCTTCTTCACCCGCTGGCGGAAGGATCTCCGGGACTCCATACCGGAAGGGTTCATCGACTCGCTGGTGCACAACTATGACTATGCAGTGCTGCAGGAGGTGAAGGAGTCGCTCTACTACTACAACGAGCAGCAGATCGACCGGGATGTCCTGCACTACATGTTTGCGGTGAACTTCGAGCCCGGCTCTGTGCAGGTGTGCAGCTTCACCGGCGAGAAGCTGGAGATCACCGAGGACTTTCTCGCGGGGATCGAGGGGAGACTTTTGGGGGCGAAGGTCGATCGCTACACCCGGATGGCCTTCAGGCAGGAGACGCAGAAGGAGTACACCGCGCGGACCCTGACGCAGGAGATCATGGTGGAGGGGAAAGACCCGAAGGATACGGGGCTTTTCCAGTCGCTGAAGGAGCGGTACGTCTTCAACCTGAAAGAAAAGGTGCTCGAGCCGTTCCTGGAGAATGCGAACTTCCGGCGCGCCATCAAGGACTTCGACACGGACGCGTTCAAGACGTACGACAAGCGGATCAGGGACGACGTGACGTTCCTTATCAACAACCTGTCCACCAACAAGTACCACTACACGAAGCAGTGCGCTAAGGAAGTGTGCGTCTACGTCATCGACAACGACCTGGCGAAGAAGTTTCAGACCTGA